The following nucleotide sequence is from Synechococcus sp. CBW1004.
GCCTGCAGCGGGAGTTCTGCCAGCAGGATCCGCTGCCGGCCGAGCGGCGGCGCTTCCTGAAGGCCTACATCCAGGGCGCCCTCGATCCGGCGGTGGCGGAGGTGCGATCCGCCCTGCGCCCGGGAGAGTCTCCGGTGATGGTGGGCACCAGCGGCACCGCGATGGCCCTGGCGGCCCTGGCGGCCGCCGACGACGGCAAACCGCCCCTCAGGCTCGGCGGCTACCGCCTCAGCCGGGAGCGCATCCACCAGCTGGTGGAGCGCCTGGTGCTGCTCACCCCCGAACAACGCCGCGCCCTGACCGCGATCAACGACCGGCGGGCCGAGATCATCGTGCCCGGTGCCCTGATCCTCCAGACCGCCATGGAGATGCTCGGGGCGCGCGAGCTGGTGGTCTGCGACCGGGCCCTGCGCGAGGGCCTGATCGTGGACTGGATGCTGCGCAACGACCTGCTGGGTGATCGCTTCGCCTTCCAGAGCACGATCCGCGAGCGAAGCGTGCGCCATCTGGCCCGCATCTACGGGGTGGATCAGGCCCGCGCCGATCGGGTCTCCAGCCTGGCCCTGAGCCTCTACGACCAGAGCCGGGGCCTGCTGCACCACGACGACGGCAGCGGCCGCCTGCTGCTCTGGGCCGCCGCCCAGCTGCACGCCTGCGGCAAGCACATCAACAGCGCCGCTTATCACAAGCACACCTGGTATCTGATCCGCCACGGCGAGCTGCTCGGCTACTCCGAGCTGGAGCACCTGATGGTGGCCGCCATCGCCCGCTACCACCGCCGCGGCCTGCCGAAGAAACGCCACGAGTCGTGGCAGCTGATCGAGGGGCGGGAGGAGAAGCGCACCGTGGCCAACCTGGCACTGCTGCTGCGTCTGGCGGCCGCCCTCGACCGGCGCCCGGCAGCGGTCCTCGATCGCGTCAGCCTGGACGCCGTGGGAGCCCGCAACGACGCCAGCGGTCTGCGCATCGTGCTGCATCCGGTGGCGGACTCAGCCGAACAGCCCACCACGGACCTCAGCCTGGAATGCTGGAGTCTGCGCTCCTGCACCGATGCCGTGCGCGAAGCCACCGGCCTCAGTCTCGAGGTGGCTTCCGCTGCGGAACTCAGCGGTCAGCCGGCAGCGAACGCCAGCGCACGTCGCTGATCGGGCCGAGCACGCGGGCCGGTTCGGAGCCGACGCGGCTGGTCACCAGATCAGGGCGTCCCGCCAGCACCTCGAGGCCGTCGGCGAGCGGAAACACACGAGCCCCCTGCAACAGGCCACGGAATGCGGTGCTGCCATCCGGGCGACGCACCTCGACCCAACTGGGTTCGCGGCTGGCGAGAACCACGGTGCCCGCTTTGGCAACGGGCTCAGCGGTGCCGCCGGGGCTGGCCGAAAGGCCCTCCGCCGTTGGGATCACCGCCCTGTCGCCTCCGCGCTCACCAGAGGCCGCAGGCAGAGCCGTTGCGCCGGGGGCAGGTGCTGCAGCAGGCTGATCCGAGCGTGCCGGAACCACCGCCGTGCGCAGCCGCCAGCCGACCCCGACGGCCGCCAGCAGCAACACAACCGCAGCGGCCCACCACCAGGGCCGGACGGACGGACGGACCCGAGGGGCGGAAGCGGCCGAGGTGCTGGGCGCCGCAGGCGCAGGGGAGGGCCGCAGGGGCGCACCCGACGCCGCATCCAGATCACCGGAGGCACGCAGGGCCTGCAGTTCAGGCCCGATATCCAGCTGCAGGGCCCCGGCGACACGCCGCGCCTGGGCGATCACGAACACGGGCTCCGGCAACCGCGAACGATCTCCCGCTTCCAGAGCCTCCAGCTGCTCGACACCGATGCGCAGCCGATCGGCCAGCACCGATGCCTCCTGGCCGCTGGCCTCCCGGGCCTGACGCAGGCGACCTCCCAGGGCCACCAGTGCCTTTGTACCGCTGGCGGCAGGGGAACGACCCTCAACGGCCGCTGCGGCCTTCCCATTGGCGGAGGCGAACGACACAGTCGGAGAGGGGAGAGGGTGTCGGCAGTATGGCCAGTCCGCCCGAACGGGGCCAGCGCGCAGTCAGCGGCGGCTGAGCAGGATCGGCAGGGCCATCAGCAGCAGGGTCAGCCCGATGCGCAGCAGCGGAGCCGAGACCAGGAACGGCAGCACCAGCAGGGCGAAGCCGCTGAGCAGGGC
It contains:
- a CDS encoding helix-turn-helix domain-containing protein; the encoded protein is MSFASANGKAAAAVEGRSPAASGTKALVALGGRLRQAREASGQEASVLADRLRIGVEQLEALEAGDRSRLPEPVFVIAQARRVAGALQLDIGPELQALRASGDLDAASGAPLRPSPAPAAPSTSAASAPRVRPSVRPWWWAAAVVLLLAAVGVGWRLRTAVVPARSDQPAAAPAPGATALPAASGERGGDRAVIPTAEGLSASPGGTAEPVAKAGTVVLASREPSWVEVRRPDGSTAFRGLLQGARVFPLADGLEVLAGRPDLVTSRVGSEPARVLGPISDVRWRSLPADR
- a CDS encoding Ppx/GppA phosphatase family protein codes for the protein MDSTPKDPPPKDSRPEDPSAQAVRSGGERRVAAIDIGTNSIHLLIAAIDPGLHSFRVLLAEKSTTRLGERDPETGDLSAEAIERGFRTLRHCRDLALSHGVEQIVTAATSAVREAPNGRDFLLALQEQLDLEVDLVSGPEEARLIYLGVVSGMAFGETPHWILDIGGGSTELVLADGRDGRAFTSTRIGAVRLQREFCQQDPLPAERRRFLKAYIQGALDPAVAEVRSALRPGESPVMVGTSGTAMALAALAAADDGKPPLRLGGYRLSRERIHQLVERLVLLTPEQRRALTAINDRRAEIIVPGALILQTAMEMLGARELVVCDRALREGLIVDWMLRNDLLGDRFAFQSTIRERSVRHLARIYGVDQARADRVSSLALSLYDQSRGLLHHDDGSGRLLLWAAAQLHACGKHINSAAYHKHTWYLIRHGELLGYSELEHLMVAAIARYHRRGLPKKRHESWQLIEGREEKRTVANLALLLRLAAALDRRPAAVLDRVSLDAVGARNDASGLRIVLHPVADSAEQPTTDLSLECWSLRSCTDAVREATGLSLEVASAAELSGQPAANASARR